CCCGACCGCCTGGCGTTTTTCCGGGGCGCGGACGGGTACACGAACGTCCGGCTGGTCGAGCTGCCCAAAGGGGACTGGGCCTTGACCATGCTGCGCCAGTTTCTCTTCGACGCCTACGAGGCGCTGTGGCTGAGCGCGGCGCAAAAAAGCAGCTACGCCCCCCTGGCCGAGGTCGCCGCCAAGGCCGTCCGCGAGGAGAAGTTCCATCTCCAGCACACGGCGCTGTGGGTCGAGCGCCTGGCACTGGGCACCGACGAGAGCCGCCGCCGCACGCAGAATGCGCTGGACGAGCTGTGGCCCCACGTCGCCCAACTGTTCGCCCCGCTGCCCGGCGAGGCCGATCTGGTGGCCGCCGGAATGCTGCCCGAGCTGGAAAAGGTCCGCGCGAGCTGGGAGAGCTTCGTGCTGCCCCACCTGACCGAGAAGTGCGGCCTGACCCTGCCGATGGCGCTGGCGGAGGCTTCCGAGGGGCGGGACGTGCATACCGAACACCTCGCGCCCCTGCTGGCCGAGATGCAGAGCGTGGCGCGGCAGCACGCGAACGCCGAGGTCTGGTGACCCCATGACCACCGCCCCCCTGTCCCCCCAGCACGTCACCCCCGAACAGGTCTGGACCGCTCTCGCCGCCGTCCCCGACCCCGAGATTCCGGTCGTCTCCGTCACCGAC
Above is a genomic segment from Deinococcus budaensis containing:
- the paaC gene encoding 1,2-phenylacetyl-CoA epoxidase subunit PaaC — protein: MTAPAALLTPAQTQALIRKLTALADDEIILAHRDGEWTGHAPILEEDIALANIAQDELGHAGMYLELRRTLDGSDPDRLAFFRGADGYTNVRLVELPKGDWALTMLRQFLFDAYEALWLSAAQKSSYAPLAEVAAKAVREEKFHLQHTALWVERLALGTDESRRRTQNALDELWPHVAQLFAPLPGEADLVAAGMLPELEKVRASWESFVLPHLTEKCGLTLPMALAEASEGRDVHTEHLAPLLAEMQSVARQHANAEVW